The sequence below is a genomic window from Paenibacillus sp..
GGAAGCGATCCGGCGCCTGCGGCTCGTCGGGGCGGGGGTCGCCTCGAGCGTGCAGCGGTATCCCGGGCGGCGGCTCGCGGCGCATGCGGTCGGCTTCGTCGCCGAGCAGCCGGACCGGCTCGCGGCGACGTATGGCGACCGGCTGCAGGCGGGGCGGCTGAGCCTCGCCACGCCGATCGGCGCCGCGGGGCTCGAGCTCGCCTTCGATCGGCTGCTGCAGGCGCAGGAGGCGACCCGCATCGTCGCGTACGCGGACGGCGCCGGGCATCCGCTGGACGGGCTCGGCGTCCGCACGACGGGGGAGCGCAGCCCGTATTATCCGCTGCGGCTCGTGACGACGCTGGATGCCGAAGCGCAGCAGGCGGCGGAGGAGGCTGCGGACGCGGCGGGGCTGCGGGAGGGCGCCGTCGTCGTGCTGGACGCGGCGACGGCGGACATCGTGGCGATGGTGAGCCGCCCCGCGTTCCCGGACGCGCTCGGTCCGCGGGCGGGCGACGCCTGGGCGAACCGAGCGATCCGCGCATTCCCGCCCGGCTCCGTCATGAAGTCGTTCGTCGCGGCCGTCGCGCTCGAGGAGGGCGCCGCGCATCCCGGGGAGACGTTCGACTGCGACGGCACGTACGGCAAGTACGGGCTGACGTGCTGGAAGAAGGGCGGGCACGGCCGGCTGACGCTGGAAGAGGCGCTGGCCGAATCGTGCAACGTCGCGTTCGCCGAAATCGGCGAGCGGCTCGACGGCGCCACGCTGGAGCGGTACGCGGAGGCGCTCGGCTTGGTCGGCCCCGTCGGCTGGCAAGGGGCGTCGAGCGTCGACGGCGCTCCGCTGCGGCAGCTGCCGGAGGAACAGCCGGGGCGGCTGTTCGCCGGAGCGCCTCGGGCGGCGGACGGCGGCGTCCTCGCGCAGACGGCGATCGGCCAGCGCGATGCGCGCTGGACGCCGCTGTCGGCGGCGAACTGGATGGTGACGCTGCTGCACGGCGGCGCCGCCGCCTCGCCGCGCGCCGCGTCGGAGCTGCAGTTCGCCGACGGCACCGCCGCGGACCGCTACGCGCTGAAGCGGCTCGCGGATCCGTCGGCGCCGCTGTCCGGCGCCACGGTCCGCGCGCTGCGCGGCATGCTGGAAGGCGTCGTCGCGGACGGCACGGGAGCGGCGCTGCGCAAGTCGGCATGGCCGCTCGCCGGCAAGTCGGGCACCGCGGAGGCGGCCGCCGAGGGCCGCGCCGTCGTGCACCAATGGTTCGTCGGCTACGGCCCCGCGAACGCCCCGCGCTACGCGGTCGCCGTGCTCGCGGCGAACCGTCCCCCCGAATCGCCGAATCAAGCGACGGCGCTGTTCGGCGCGGTCATGGACGCCTTGGCCGCCCTCCCCTAGTCGCGCCGCTCCCCCTCGCGCCGCTCCCCCTCGCGCCGCTCCCCCTCGCGGCTTGGACGGTTGATGCTGAAAACTGTCACCGTCAATGTTATAATAAAGTCTATGTGGTTGAGAGAACCTATCAGATACGCCGCTGTATGGGGGAGTTCGAGCTAGGGGGACGAAACGTGAGCACGCTCATGCTCTATTTGTTTTACTTTTTCACGTTTTACGCGTTTTTGCCGGGATTGATCAGCCGCCTGTTCGGCTACCGCGTGCTGAAACGAGGAATGTCCGAGCGCGATATCAGCCTGACGTTCGACGACGGACCCGACCCGGTGTACACGCCTCGCCTGCTCGATTTGCTGGGGCGGCACGGGATCAAGGCGACGTTCTTCGTCGTCGGCAAACACGCGGAGGCGCATCCGGACATCATTCTGCGCATGCACCAAGAGGGTCACTCGATCGGCATACATAACTACCTGCACCGGAGCAATTGGTTGATGCGGCCGAAGTCGGTCGCGAAGCAAATTCGGATGACGTCGGAGCTGATCGAGCGCATTACCGGTACAAAGCCGCGCTTTTACAGACCGCCGTGGGGCATTATGAATTTGTTCGATTTCGCGAGCCGCCACCAGCTGCAGATCGTCCTCTGGTCGATGATGGCCGGCGACTGGCGCAAGTCGACCGGCGCGGCGAAGATCGAATCGCGCATGCTGAAGCGGCTTTCGGGCGGCACGATTTATCTGCTGCACGACTGCGGGAACACGTTCGGCGCGGATCTCGAAGCGCCGGCGAACACGATCGAAGCGCTGGAGCGGTTCATCCCGGCGGCGCTCGACCGGGGCTACCGGTTCGTCCGCGTGGACGAGTTGGCCGATGCCTACGCGAAAGCGGCGCAGCGCAAAGCGCATCCCGTCCGGAAGGCGCTGGTCGCGGCGTTCTTGTTCTGGGAGCGGTGCTTCCACGCGGCGTTCCGGCTGCAGGCGGCGATTCCGGAAGATCCGAAGAGCTTCCTGTTTTACCGCATCACGTCGTATCACGGCGAGACGATTCCGCTGTCCGAAGGCGAGGCGCTGAGGTCCGGGGACACCGTCGTAGAGCTGCACATGAACAACGAGCTTCTGTACGAATTCGGCCGCAACGCCAGATCGCCGGTGCAGCTCGCGATTCAGCTCATTCGCGCGATGGAGAAAACGATGCCGAAGCTGGCGGCGTCGCTGCTGCTGCGCAAGGATGTTTCGTCTATTAAAGCGGTGCTCGGCACGTCGATGGTCAACCGGGGCGTGGAGCAGTTCGGCTTTACGATCGCCGATTTGCCGCGCGGGTGGTTTGCGTTCGCAACGCGCTTATATTTGAAATTTTTGTTATCCGTCATTCACCCGCAAGGCAAAGACAGGCTCGGCCAGCGCGCAGAGATGCTGGTGCCGAAACGCATCGCCATTTCGATGAAAGAAATGACCAAACGATACGGCGAGACGGTCACGCAGGTCGCCGCAGGCGCGGCGGATCGGGCCGACGGCAGGCTCGCGTAATGGCGCGCGTCGGCGGCCGGAACGAAAAATCGTAAACGGCAAGCGTCCCTTCCGAACTCGGGAGGGGCGCTTTTTCTTTCTTACACCCTGTGTCAGTAAAGGGATCATAGACTCTCGTGTAGAAAGCAACTCGTAGAGCGGAACCGAAACGGCCGGCTTACGTCGAGGAGGGCGAGCATGGGAGCGAAATACGGAACAGGCGTGTTGAAGCAGGAAATCGTAAAAATTTACAACTCGATCAATCAAGAAATTTTCGGCATCGGCATCAAATCACAGCGCATCGAAGTCGTCGGCGATAAGGTGTTTATTTTCGCGACGCATAAGCGAATCCCTGCCTTGAAAATTCTCGACGCGGACCACCGGAGCTTGACGGCGAGCGTCGATATGCTGCTGATGGAGGCGAACAAGCGGATGCTGAAGGAACAGCTCGAACGTCAGCTCGGCCTCGAGGTGCTTTCCGTGTTCAAGGATTACGACCCGAAGACGGAGCATTCGGGCACGATCATCGTGTTTGCGGAGTCGGTTGACGCTTAACTTTGCGGTAGTTAAATGTTAAATAATATAACGCAATTTTCATAATTTTTTGCAAGAGGCTTGACTATTGGAATGATCTGCGTTACATTTACTAACAACAAGGAGATACGACCTTGGATTGCGAGAGGTAACCGGTTTGCGATCGGCTCGAGATACGATCCTTCTGCGGAAAAGATCGAATCTCCGTCGCAGCAAACTCCATTATACATAGCAGGTAATAGAGAACTCCGCGTACGGAGCGCTTTAAAACCGCTAATTGTGACATATCTGGGGCGACAAGGCCCACGTATGCTCATAATTGCGGTTTTTTTGCATTCTTTGTTGCCCAGACCCCGAGAGGTGAATGCGAATGACCGTGGATCGGTCCGAAACGAATGTGGAAAGCGTGCTTCTCGCGCTGAATCACATTTCCAAAGGAAGGATGGTGATGGATTGGAATGAAGTAACTTCCGGCACGAATCCGTACGTGGTCACGAAAACGTCGAACATCCCGGGCAAAAGCGTCATCGAAATTCCGGGACTCGTGTTCGGGGACAAACGGCAGCGCGTCTCCCGCATCGGCGTCGGCATGACGCTGACGGAGTCGATGATCGAGCTCGCCTCCGCGCTTCGGCTCGACGTGCTCGTCGTGCATCACCCGGTGGCCGAAGCCGCCAATTCGGGAGGCGTCCCGTTCGCGGATTACTTGCCGCTGTACGGGCTGTCGCTCATCGAAATGCACGAGGCGTTTCACGGGCTCCACCCGGGCCTTACGTTCCTGCACGGACATCGGAAGCTGAAAACCGACACCGCGTTCGGCGGCGTCCCGGGCAACGTGCTGCACAAAGGGGTGGCGTTCGACGACGTGCGGACGGCGGGCGACGTGCTGGCGCGCATCGCGGCGTGGATGGGGCGCGACGCCGACGCCGGACTGCTCGAGGCGGAGCGGGCGATTCGCGGGGAGGCGACGCTCGAGGAAGCGACGCTCGCCAATCCGGCGATGCTGCTGGCCGGCCGTCCGGACAGCCCGGTACGGCATGTGCTTCATTTTTTCCCGCATACCGGATTTTCGCTCGCGCATCTGGAGCAGGCGCTCGAGCTGTATCCCGAAACGGATACGATTATCGTGAGCATCAGCCGGGTTCGGGAGGAGCACGCTTTCGTCGAGCTGGCGCGGCGCCGGGGGCTCAACTTCATCGTCGGCAATCCGCATTCGGTGGAAATTTGGGAGAACGGCCTGCCGCTCGCTTATGCGCTGGAAATGCTGCTGCCGGACGCGGAGGTGTTCCTGCTGCGAGAGCGAATTACGGCGGTGCCGCTCCGGGACGTGGGGCACGCGAACATGGTTCGATACGGCAAGGCGATGGCGGAGACGCATCTCGTCTCCGGCGTCGGCAGCGCCGTGTACATATAAAAACATATTGGGAGGAAGAGAACGGATGACGATGGGGAAATGGACGCGCATGGCAGGAGTAACGTTGTTGGCGGCGGCTTTGATCTGGGTGGCGGGCTGCGGCGCCGCACAGACCGGCTCGGCGCCGGAGGAGGAGGCTCCGGCCGCGGAAGCGCCGGCTGCCGAAACGACGGCCGAGACGGCCGCGCCGGAGACGGAGCTGGCCGCCGAAGAGACGAAGGAACTGGTAACGGTCAAATTTTCGGAGGTTATCCGCTCGATTTTTTACGCGCCGCATTACGCCGCGATGTCGAAAGGTTTTTTCGAAGAGGAAGGCATCCTCGTCGACATGAACACGGCGCAGGGCTCCGACAAGGGGGCGGCCGCGCTCATCGCCGGCATAGCGGACATTTCGCTCGTCGGTCCGGAAACGGCGATCTATATTTATAACCAAAAGGGCGACAAAACGTTGAAAATTTTCCACCAGTTGACGATAAAGGACGGTTCGTTCCTGCTCTCCCGCGAAAAGCTCGATTCGTTCGAATGGAGCGACCTGGAAGGGAAGTCGGTGCTCGGATGGAGACCGGGCAGCGCGCCGCAAATGGTCATGAACTCCATGCTGCTTCAAGAAGGCGTGAAGGCGGACGTCATCACGAACGTGGCGTCGCCCGCGATGGCCGGCGCGTTCGCGAGCGGTCAAGGCGATTTCATCCAGTTGTTCGAACCGGTCGCCTCGACGCTTGAAAAAGAAGGACAAGCGCATTACGTCGCGTCGATGGGCGAATCGTTCGGCGCGTTCCCGGAAACGTCGTACGTGGCCACATCCGATTACATCGCGGCGAATCCGGACATCGTTCAGGGCTTCGTGAACGCAGTGGCGAAAGGGGCGGCTTGGCTGCAGACGGCGAGCGACGCGGAAATCGCCGAAGCGCTCATGCCGTTCTTCGAAGGAACGCCGGAAGATTTGATTTTGAACTCCGTCAACCGGTACAAGAGCCAAGACACGTGGCCGACGAAGCCGGAGATGACGGCGGAAGCGTTCGAAAAGCTCCAGACGACGCTGATCGAGAACGGCGTGCTGAAGGCCGAAGAAAAAATCGCGAACATGAATGACGTCGTCGACATGAGCTTCGTGAACAACCTCGGGGAGTGATCCGAAGTGGCGCAGATCGAACTGAAGAACGTCAGCCTCAACTATTTCACGGTCAAGCAGGAGACGGAGGCGCTGCGCGACATCGACGTCGCCGTGGACGCCGGAGAATTCATCAGCATCGTAGGGCCGAGCGGCTGCGGGAAGAGCACGCTGCTCTCCCTCGTCTCCGGCATGATCCGGCCGACGAAGGGGAAGGTGCTGATCGACGGCGCGGAAGTGAACGGCGTGTCGCCGAAGGTCGGGTATATGCTGCAGCATGACCATTTGTTCGAATGGCGCGACGTGTTGAGCAATTTGCTCGTCGGCGCGGAGGTGCGGCGGATGGACCTGAAGAAGGCCGAACGGAAGGCGCTCGAGCTGCTCGAGCGGTACGGCCTCGGCGGGTTCGCGAAGCATAACCCGTCGCAGCTGTCCGGCGGCATGCGGCAGCGGGTGGCGCTCATTCGGACGCTGGTGACGGAGCCGGACATCTTGCTGCTCGACGAGCCGTTCTCCGCGCTCGATTACCAGACCCGCCTGACGCTCGCGGACGAAATTTTCACTATCATCAAAGATCAGGGCAAAACGGCGGTGCTCGTGACGCATGACATTTCGGAGGCGATCTGCATGGGCGATCGGGTGATGGTCATGTCGAAGCGGCCGAGCACGATTTCCTCGATTTATTCGATCCGCTTCGACGAGGGCGAAGGGCTGCTGCCGTGGCGGAAGCGGAGCGCGGCGCGGTACCCGCAATATTTCAACGATATTTGGAGGGAGCTGGAAGGCCATGTCGTCTCTGCCGGTTAGAGAGCCGATGACGCCGGAAGCCGCGGCCGTCGCCGCCGCCGCGCGGAAGCCGGCCGCGTCGCCGCAGTACGAAGCGTTCCTGCGGGCGCATCGGCGGAACGTCAGGTCGGTCCGCGTTGCCCGGCTCGGTGTGCTCGCCTTCGTGCTCGCGCTCTGGGAAATCGCGGCGAACGTCCGCTGGGTCGACCCGATGCTGACGAGCCAGCCGTCGCGTCTTGCGAACGCGTTCCGGCAGCTGGCGTTCGAAGGGACGCTGTTTCACCATGCGTGGGTGACGAGCCTCGAGACGGTCATCGGCATCGCGGTGTCGATGACGCTCGGCACGTTGATCGCGGTGCTGTTCTGGTGGTCGACCTACGCGTCGAAGGTGCTCGAGCCGTACGTCGTCGTGTTGAACGCGCTGCCGAAGGTGGCGCTCGGGCCGATCTTTTACATTTGGCTCGGGGAGAAGTATTCGATCTACGGCATGGCGATCGCGATCTCGATCATCGTGACGATCATGATGATCGAGAGCGGGTTCAGGGAAATCAGCCGCACGAAGCTGAAGCTGATGGAGTCGCTCGGCGCCAGCCGGTTCCAAATGCTCCGGATGGTGCTGCTGCCCGCGAGCGTGCCGAACGTCATCGCGACGCTGAAGGTGAACGTGGGCCTCACGCTCGTCGGGGTCGTGATGGGGGAGTTTCTGTCGTCGAAGGCGGGACTCGGGTATTTGATCATTTACGGCGGCCAAGTGTTCCAGATGGACCTCGTCATGGTCAGCATCATGCTGCTTGCGGCGCTGTCGATCGTGCTGTACGGCATCGTGTCCGCCGCGGGGCATTATGCGCTGAAGAAGACGCATTTCGAGGCGTAGCGCGCGGATCATGCGCCGAAGGCGCCCCTCTCCCGCGACCGGCGGGGAGGGGCGCTTGGCGTTAGGTGGGGGCGCCGCGGCGGCGAAATAGTCGGAGTTTCTCCGACGAAATGGCGGCGCGGGCGCTGAATCGTAGGAATAGCCGGAGTTTCTCCGACTATTTCGCTTCGCGAGCGACGCCCGCTTCATTCCGCTCGACTTCGAGCTCTTGCAGCACGGCTTTGCCGAAATGGCCGAGCGTGCCGTCCGCGAACGATTGCAGCACGCCCGCGGCGACGACGGCCTGCGCGGCGGCGGCGAATTCGGCCGGCAGACCCGCCGAACGAAGATCCTCGGCGATGCGCAGGCCGGCCTCCAAGGCGCGCTTCGTCGCGATCGTGTTGCACGCGAGCACCCATCGTTCGTCGCCGGCGATCACCCGGCCGAGCGCGCCGACGAGCGGCTCGAGCAGCGCCCGATGCTCCTCGTCGTCGGTGACGAGCAGCGCCGTTCTGCCGGCTTGCAGCGCCTTCGCGCTGCCGATGAGCTTCAGCGGAATCCAGCGATGGTCCGGGCAAGCGGCGCGCAGCTCGGCCGTGTCGACGAGCGTCGCCGTGTTGACGAGCGCGGCGTCCGGCCGGATATGAGGGGCGAGCCGCTCGCGGTACAAGGGCACGACTTCGCCGGCGGGCACCGCGAGGAACACGAGGTCCGCTTCGGATAACCGCGAGATCGGCACGGCGGCGGCGCCGGGAAGCTCCTTCGCCAGCGCGGCGGCTTTCGTTTCGGAGCGGCTGACGAGCAGCAGGCGTTCGGCGGGCAAGCGCCGAGCGAGCTCGACGCCCAATTGGCCTAAGCCGACGACGGCGACGGTTGGCAGCGTGTCATGCATGGCAAAACCTCCTCCAGGGAGTAAATTCGTATTTTGCATGCAATATACCACAAATCAGCACGAACGGCAGTCGCTTTTTCATAATCCAGGCGAGAGTCGCGCTGCAATAGTTATGGATTCAGGCGAGAGCAGCGGGCGGACGGCATCGCGGTCCTTCCTGACGACACAAATTCGGGCTCATGTCATTGAAAACGCTTTGAAAATGTAAGATTCAAGGAATATAACCGCCCAACTAAATAGAATTTTCAGAAAATAATTGTATACAATACACCAAAACTATATTCAGAGCGTTAATATTATGCTAATATTTTGTCCGAGGGCCAATAAACTGGACAAGTCGAGGGATGCGGATGATTACTATTTCACACGCGATGTATGCCTTGGTAACAGCAGCAGTCATTTTGGTCATGTTGTTTCGTCGAGGTGTCGTAATACCGACGTTGATCGGGACGTTCTTGATCGGATGGATTTACAGAGGGGACGTCATCAGCGGGTTTAAAGCGGTGTACAACGCAAACCTGACGGCCGCGCGGGAATTGTTCACGATTTTCTTGATCATCACCTTCATGGTCGCCCTCTTGGCCTCGCTCCGCGACATCGGCGCGGATAAGCGGATGATTCAACCGATTCAGAAGTTTATCGTCAACGGTCATGTCGCCTTCTTCATCCTGGCGGCCGTCACCTTCGTCATCTCGCTCTTCTTCTGGCCGACGCCGGCCGTTCCGCTGATCGGGGCGCTGCTCATCCCGGCCGCGGTGCGCGCGGGGCTGCCGCCGATGGGCGCGGCGATGGCGATCGCCCTAGCGGGGCAAGGGATGGCGCTCTCCTCCGACTATGTCATGCAGGTCGCCCCGATGCTGAGCGCGACGGGGGCCGGCGCCGACACGGGCGTCGTCGCGGACAAAGCGATGATTTTGTCGCTTATTACCGGAGGCGTGGCGATCGGCGGCGCCTACTTGATGAACCGGAAGGCGATCGCGAGCCCGGCGCTCTCCTCGTCGACGGCCGGAGGGGAAGTCGCCATGTTCCAGACGAAGCCGAGCGCGGATCCCGAATTGGCGGAAGCGGCGGCGACGGTCGAAACGGTCCCCGCGGACGTCCAGCGTTGGTCCAAAATTCTCGCGGCGCTCGTCCCGCTGGCGATGCTCGGCGTCATGGTCGTCATGACGATCTCCAAGTTCACGGACGGCGCCCTCGGCAGCTTCGAAGGCGGCGACGGCGCGGCGTTCATCGGCGGGGTGGCGATCGTGCTGCTCATCCTCGCCTGCACCGTGTTCACGAAAATCAACGCGCTCGATAAAATCAGCGATCATCTGGTGGAAGGCTTCGTCTTCGCATTCCGGGCGATGGGGCCCGTCATCCCGATCGCGGGCTTCTTCTTCCTCGGCAACGCCGACTTCTCCGGCGGCATCCTCGGCGTCGGCGAAGGCGAAACGGCGCCGGCCTTCTTGTTCGATCTCGTCGCGTCGATCCAAAGCCTCATTCCGCAAAGCGCGATGCTGACCGCTTTCGGCATGATGATCATCGGCGTGATCACCGGCCTCGACGGCTCCGGCTTCTCCGGCCTTCCGCTGACAGGCTCGCTGTCGGGCGCGCTGGCGCCGACGGTCGGCATGGATCCGTCGACGCTCGCGGCCATCGGCCAAATGGGCGCCATCTGGGCGGGCGGAGGCACGATCGTCGCCTGGTCGTCGCTCGTCGCCGTCGCCGGCTTCGCCGGGGTGTCCGCGATCGAGCTCGCTCGGAAAAACTTCCTGCCCGTCATCATCGGCCTCGCGGTATCGACCGTCGTCGCGGTCGTCTTCTGGTAATCAGGACGTCGAAGACAGAGTTCGGGAAGGCGAGCCTTCGGCGTCGGGCGCCGCCGCCAGCATCGGCACGATGTCTCCGCTCGCCTTCACGAGGACGCGGCTGAGCACCGCGGCCATTTCGTGTACGAACGTCAGGCTGCCGTGCTCCATCACCTTCGGGTTCAGCGCCCCGTGATTGTTGACGACGCCTTTGAAATGAACGTGCCCGACGGGGGGCAGCTCCTTCTGCAGACCGAGTCCCGGAACGAGCGGCTCCTCGACGAACTGCAGCGTGCCGATTTTGAAAAATTGCCCGATGCAGGCGTCGACGGCGATCGTATACGCGTTCGGGTGCGCTCGCGCGATCGCATCGAGCTGCTTGTGTATGTTTAAGGCGTGAATCGGTTTATCCAACGTGCCGTAAACGCGAATGCGGGGATGGCCCTGGAGCCGTTCCAGCAATCGGCTTCCGACCGACGGGCCGAGGGAGTCCCACGAATGGCGGTTCGTCCCGATGCATAGAATCGCGATTTCGGAAAAATGAGGCCGCTTCGCGTAATGCCTCACAAGTGCTTCGGACAGCAGTTCCACCGATTTTTTATCGAGATAGTGGCTGTGGCACATGGTCGACAACGAAATCACCTGCTCTCTGACGTAAGCTGTAAGCTGTTCTTAAGTAATCATATCCAAACTCCATGTCCAAAAGCAAAGCCGAACTCCAAAAAGTTCTGTGAACATTTTGTTGTATGGTATACAATATACCAAATGACAAAATGAAAGGGGAATGCAGCATGACGACAGCGTATCGGTTGACGGAAATGACGTGGCCCGAGGTGAAGGAAGCGTTACATACGGTTCGAATCGCCATTATCCCTCTAGGCGCCCATGAGCAGCACGGCCCTCACATGAACGAAAGCTGCGATGCGGTGCTCGCGGAGGCGATGGCGGTCCGGCTGGCGGAACGGCTGCACCCGCTCGCGATCGTGACGCCGACGGTCAACATGGGGGTGTCCCCTCACCATCTCCATTTCCCAGGCACGATCTCGCTGCAGCCGTCTACGCTCATCGCCGTGCTTCGGGATATGGCGCATTCGCTTAAAGAACACGGCATCGAGAAGATACTCGTGCTCAATGCCCACGGCGGCAACCAGAACACGCTCGCCGTCGCCGCCGAAACGATCACGCTCGAGCTCGGCGTCCAGATGTTTTACGCCAAAACGACCGCCTCCGCCAAAGACGTCATGGACCGAACGATCGGCTCGAAACTGTACGGACACAGCTGCGAGCGTGAAGTGTCGGAGGCGCTCTATTTGGCGCCGCAGCTCGTCCGGGCGGATTTGCTTGAGAAAGGGGACATTCAAGAAGGGCGCTGGCGGCGGCTCCGCCCCGGCAGCCCGCTGCAAGGCTACTATTATTATGAAGAAATGACGCGCAACGGCTGCATCGGGGACGCGACGAAGGCGAGCCGAGACATCGGCGAACAAATCGTGGAAACGGCGCTCTCGCGCCTTGCGGACGCGGTGAGGGACGTGCTGCAGTCATGAAAACGGCGCTGTTCCTCTCCGCCATCGCCGCGAACTTGCTTTGGGCTCTGTTCCCCGAGCTGCCGCTGCATTGGCTGATATCGGTTTTATGCATTTCGATTCTCGCCGTCGTTTTCGCCTCGGTGAAACCGTTCGTAAGGCTGCTCGGCAGCTTGTTCCTCGCGGTCGGCTTCGGCCTGCTGCTGAAGCACGGCGCGGCGTGGTCCGCCTACGTGCTGTCGTTCGGCGGCATGCTGAACATTTTAAGCTTGTTCGCGCTCGTTCCGGTCGTCGCCGTCCCGATTCAGTTGGGCCGTTACGCGGATCGGGTGCAGTCGATCATCCGCCGCCAAGTGAGGCATTCCGGCGTGCTGTACGCCATCACGTCGTCCATGTCGTATCTATTCAGCTCGTTCATGAGCGTCGCGGCGCTGCCGATGGTGTACCATACGATTCGCTCTTCGGTCGACTTGTATCCGATCGCGGACAAGGAGCGGTTTATCAGCAGGTCGATTACGCACGGCTTCGGCATGCCGCTCGTTTGGACGCCGGTGACGCCGATGGTCGGCATCATCGTCGAAATGACGGGGGTGCGGTGGACGTCCATTTTGCCGATCGTCATCCCGCTCAGCTTCCTCGGCTTGCTGCTCGACTGGCTGACGGCGATGTGGATCGCGAACCGGCGAAGGAAACGGCTCACCGGCTCGGCGCTCGGGGAGCTGGCAGCCGCTCGGGAGCTTCCTGCGGACGCGGCCGTCCGCGGGGCTGCGCCGCCTGAGCGCGCCGAAACGAGCGGGGCGAAGCCGCGTCATCCCGCGCAAATTTTCGTCGTCATCTTGGCGTTCAATTTGTTGATTTCGGCGCTGGAGCGGTTCACCGACTTAAGCTTCTTAGTGCTCGTAACGTTGTCCGTCATCCCGTTCGCGTGGGCGTGGTCTTCGCTGATCGGCATGTCGGGGGCGTTCGTCGTGCAGGCGAAGAAGGCGGTGCCGGAGCAGCTGCGGAAGATGAAAGATCAATTTTTCGTTTTTCTAAGCGCCGGCTACATGATCGCCGCGGTGCAGGCGACGGGGACCGACCTCGCCGTCAGCTCGGCGCTCGGCGCATTCAAGGATGCGGTCGGAGCGGAGCTGTTCCTCGTGCTCGTGCCGCTG
It includes:
- the yyaC gene encoding spore protease YyaC; its protein translation is MCHSHYLDKKSVELLSEALVRHYAKRPHFSEIAILCIGTNRHSWDSLGPSVGSRLLERLQGHPRIRVYGTLDKPIHALNIHKQLDAIARAHPNAYTIAVDACIGQFFKIGTLQFVEEPLVPGLGLQKELPPVGHVHFKGVVNNHGALNPKVMEHGSLTFVHEMAAVLSRVLVKASGDIVPMLAAAPDAEGSPSRTLSSTS
- a CDS encoding creatininase family protein, with protein sequence MTTAYRLTEMTWPEVKEALHTVRIAIIPLGAHEQHGPHMNESCDAVLAEAMAVRLAERLHPLAIVTPTVNMGVSPHHLHFPGTISLQPSTLIAVLRDMAHSLKEHGIEKILVLNAHGGNQNTLAVAAETITLELGVQMFYAKTTASAKDVMDRTIGSKLYGHSCEREVSEALYLAPQLVRADLLEKGDIQEGRWRRLRPGSPLQGYYYYEEMTRNGCIGDATKASRDIGEQIVETALSRLADAVRDVLQS